The Panulirus ornatus isolate Po-2019 chromosome 55, ASM3632096v1, whole genome shotgun sequence genome has a segment encoding these proteins:
- the LOC139765444 gene encoding LOW QUALITY PROTEIN: CAP-Gly domain-containing linker protein 1-like (The sequence of the model RefSeq protein was modified relative to this genomic sequence to represent the inferred CDS: deleted 2 bases in 2 codons), with amino-acid sequence TDASVVLTEDTDSYIIGDRVWVGGTKPGVISYIGETQFAPGEWAGVTLDEPIGKNDGSVAGVRYFQCESKKGVFSRLTRLSRTPLTDQDIEILTSRSSTIGSDSPKTNGTPTASVASGPTSTTRKVTPASTSASTKPATAVTVKSSSSALASTPKKASSSAPVSSPDIKVGDRVVITSATGVRHGSLRFVGKTDFAEGIWAGVELDEPTGKNDGSVAGKKYFECKDKYGLFAPLARVSRFTGGSATPRRTSVVPQTPRSTVRRSNSRESLGGSSVASSTASSVRGTRRPTSRTSTSSVPSTKALQEPDEHVVDQDGFY; translated from the exons acagatgcctCTGTTGTGCTTACTGAAGATACTGACAGT TACATCATTGGCGATCGAGTATGGGTGGGTGGTACCAAACCTGGTGTCATCTCATACATCGGGGAGACCCAGTTTGCACCAGGAGAGTGGGCTGGAGTTACCCTAGATGAACCCATTGGTAAAAATGATGGTAGTGTTGCAGGTGTACGTTACTTTCAATGTGAGTCCAAAAAGGGAGTATTTTCACGCCTCACTCGGCTGTCACGGACTCCTCTAACTGATCAAGACATTGAGATTCTGACCTCACGATCATCAACCATAGGCTCAGATTCACCAAAGACTAATGGAACACCAACAGCAAGTGTGGCCTCTggtcccacctccaccacacgtaAGGTCACACCAGCCAGTACTTCAGCAAGCACCAAACCTGCTACTGCTGTGACTGTTAAATCCAGTTCTTCTGCCCTTGCTTCCACACCCAAGAAAGCTTCTAGTTCTGCTCCAGTTTCATCACCTGATATTAAGGTTGGTGATCGTGTGGTCATCACTAGTGCTACAGGTGTTCGACATGGTTCTTTACGTTTTGTGGGGAAGACAGATTTTGCTGAGGGTATCTGGGCTGGGGTGGAATTGGATGAACCAACTGGGAAGAATGATGGCTCAGTGGCAGgcaaaaaatat tttgaatgcAAAGACAAGTATGGGCTTTTTGCTCCACTTGCTCGTGTGAGCAGGTTTACTGGTGGCTCAGCTACTCCTCGTCGGACATCTGTGGTACCCCAGACTCCCCGGTCCACAGTCCGTCGATCCAATAGTAGGGAGTCTCTAGGTGGATCCTCAGTTGCATCTTCCACTGCATCATCTGTTCGGGGTACCAGGAGACCAACCTCTAGGACCTCTACATCATCTGTTCCAAGCACCAAGGCACTTCAGGAGCCGGATGAGCATGTGGTGGACCAAGATGGCTTTTACTGA